The Aedes aegypti strain LVP_AGWG chromosome 1, AaegL5.0 Primary Assembly, whole genome shotgun sequence sequence ttccgtacaactctaataaaactatgCTTAAACTGAAATTACAGCACTTATTGAGATCTCTAAGCAAAATGTTAGGATCACACGATCAATCTTTCACAGGTTGATTTGTTATGAATGAAACGTATTGATGTTTGTATTTGCACGTTTTCAACCATCAATTTAACAAGAAAGTGTATATTCGTTAGTATAATTATTAATATTcttatctttatttaagagattttcagccctagactggctgccaatctgagaatatttgtcagcaattctgtttgtttTACCATCGCAAACATAAGCAATGTTCTGTTAATTCTCACAACAAACACATGGGCAACAtagtgtcaacattgcactgatTATTGGCAATTGGGTTGGAATATTGGatttatgaaatgttatattGCGTCCTGTCATTGGCACAAATGTGAACTTATCATTATTCTAGAATCTATGACAAGGATAAAAGggcaaaaaacgaaaaaatatgATAAGGATCAATAGGAAATAAAATGGGGataaaaggtcaaaaatctGCTTTCAAAAGACGATTTAATTTCCCATAATGCAAATCACTTTCAtccttttgtccttttgacctttttgcattttcgaccatttgtcttgtcttccttttgtcttttcgacttattgtcccttcgaccttttgtctctcGATTGTTTGTTTCTAAACCAAGTCAGGAAGATGAATATTGCACTTGAGTTACaaaccaaaaattgaaaaaggtTGTTTGACATACTTAGTTATAAAAGTaatgcaaatttcaacaatggatGAAAACAAAGGAGAGGAAactcgaaaatttaattttcggcCTCGGCCTGTAAATTTTTAGGTCTAGAACTGCCTAGAATATAATCTACATGGACACTagatttttgcaacattttcatcCAAATCCATTTCAAACAGTTCACCTtaccaaaatttattaatttacggtgcatttaaaataaaaaaaaaatgcactagACTCCccgatggattattttcattttagcagcaaatgaaagaggaagGTCCTTGTCTTTCAttcacacttaaacggtttcgccgagaacccaacagctgatatctcggtaataatttgacgattctcggtataacttttaccgagatctcggtaaacgtttaccgaatctcgtaGCGTTTGCCCTATATCTCGGcaaaaattcggattgccgaaatcttcGGTAAAATAAGTATCGAAATTCGGAGTTAATGAAAAAGACACCGTGAAAACGTATGGGGTGCTGAATAGGCTCAGTCTTACTCACCGCGCATCTACGGAAAAGTCAAGATTGTCAACCGAAAAATGGGGCCGACTGCCCTCTTCTCTACGGATCAACGAGTCATCTTTCCGTTTGAGAACTGGCATACGCGGGTTTCACATAACATGGATGGACGTGGCCCCTTCAGACGGATGTGCTCTGGCCTAGACGTACTTCGGCTTAACATACTTGGCCattgacaaatatttttgaattttctttgaggtttctttttgaatttaaCTAAGGGTGGCCCTGAGTTATCCAAAGAGTGCTGAAAGAAAACTTTATCGGAGTTCTCCGTAGAATCGGGTGAACACTTCCTTAAGGCATAGTTTTTATACTTCTCTAGATATACATTTTCTGGAAGTCTTCAAAGATGTTTTGCTTATAATTActgttggagaaatttctgtgcAGATTCACCATTTTCGTATTGGAATTTAAGTTGCTAAAGATCTCCTGCAGTGATTGTTCCTAAGTTATAAAATGTGTAACAATCATAGAAGTTCATCTTTGAttataattgaaacaaaacacGTTGTTCAACTTAATGGTGCAAGGTTTTGATTTCCTGATTTCATGGATTTTAGCTTGGGTCAGCTGCTCAGTGGTGAGGCATTACTATGCATTGTGATTTTCTGGGCTGAAACTTCTAGTTTATTCCGGGATGGCTTCAGGTGTTTAAAATAAGAAATGTATTGTTAAATGGTGTACGCAGTTGTAGTATCCTGCTGTTACATTCTATCAGCTAAATATTTGACACTGTGTGCACTGCTGATAGCTTTAGCAGCTCACATATTTCACTAACTATTGTCTACAATTGTATAATGTGAAATCTTGGATATATTAGAGAAGCAAATAGGTCTTCGATTACATGCAGCTGGCGGGAGTAAGTGCACGTATATCTTGTAAACAGATTTCGagtttttcttataaaaatatATCATCTTGGTTTTTAAATACTTAAGAAACCAACTAATTACGAGGAGAAACTTAGGATGGAATCATACGTTGGGCGAAACGAAACTCAGTTTTGAATTCGGTACGGGTATCGACCAAGCCCGTGGCCATGTATAATTTAACCCTTTCGTTCATACCATagctaaaagtttatttaattCTAAGACGCTACATACTTGTCCGATAATGAAAAAATCCCCTATAGTGCACATATAGATATGGTTTTGAAATTCGGCAATTGTACTCGTTTACCCATTCATTGATTGCGGTTTCTGCTAGATTCCGTGtgtgaaatttacaaattgGTGTGAACTTGATATCTAATCGATCGATTTGCCCATTTATAGTAGCGTTCAAATAGGTACTATACAATGGCCTGCGGCTCATTAGTTTATAACCGGTTTAGCTGTGCGTACAACAGCTGTGCGAAATGTGGCCCGCTTGGCTCGTTCCGTTGGCTCTGTTGAGCAATGGAACACTTCCGGTGGGGAAGTTTAATCCTTCAAGTGGAAACAGTCGTCAGAGGCTGGCGAAATGTGGACCACAGTATTGACGAAGTGCTGCTGCTGAATCGCCACTTTGTGGACTTTCTTGCGGGCATCGACGACCAAGCAGCGGAAGAATCGGCCGAACCACAATGTGCGAAGATAATGCGGCAACTAGCCGTGGCCTATCTGGACAGGGAGCGGCTTGGATTGGGAATGTGAGTATCGTATTGGTGGAAAATGTGGATCATGAACTTCATGAAATTACATCCCGACAGGGTTTGATTATGGGGAAGATTCCTTCGGGGATGTACCATCAGAATGGATATGCACTGGGCAACGTCGATCAGTGTCGGGATATCGCTGAAATACGGATGCAGCATTGTACTTTCATTGGAGCGTTTACAAGTGATCTAGACCTGTTGATATCCGGACTGTGTGTTCCACAATCGTGCGGCCCAGATTTTGTGCAGAAGTTGTACGGAGCCTTTTTGAGCACACAGAGTGTCGCGTTGGTGCCGATGGTGAAGCAGGAACTATTGTGTATCAGAGATGAGGAAATTCAGTATGATGGAGCGTTTATTACTGCAATGTACGTATTCCATCGATAGATCAAAGTAATATCAATTCTAATCCAGTCAATGTTCTCTTCTTTCAGTGTAATTTGCTCCGTAATCGGCCTTTGTGTAGTCGGCAGTACGCTGTATGAATTTATTGCAGAGGCATACAGCGCGACATCATACATTGTACAGTTCGTTTTCCTTGCTGGGAAACATTCGGAGTATTTTGCATCTGGTCCCACGAACTAAGAGTTCTGGCATGATCGAGTGTGCACATGGCATCCGGGCCTTGTCCATGATCTGGATTATTGTAGTGCACATTCATGAATTCCTGCTAGTTGTTATATGGAAGAACAATCCCTACGGTATGGAAATACATCGGGACGTTTGTACCTTCGGTTCTTCATTTCACAGGCTATCTAGCGGTAGATACATTTCTAGTACTCAGTGGAATGTTGGTAGCGATGAGTATGCTACGAGAGCTGGACAAGAAAGGGAAGATCAACCCACTGAAGTTGTATTTTCATCGCTATATCCGAATCACAGCTCCACTGGCTGCCATGATACTGTTTTGTCGTATCATTCGCAGGATACATGGTGAGGGCGTGCTATGGAAGGTCCATATGGACGGTTTCAAGCAGTCTTGCGTGACCAACTGGTGGGCTGCTCTACTTCACGTTCAGAACTACGTTGCTCCAAACGAAATGGTGAGTTGACTTCTTGTATTACAAATTATCTTAAAACTTAATTCAATCTATTTTCCAGTGTTTGACGTGGACTGGTATCTCTCCGTGGATATGCAGCTGTATATCATTGCCCCGGCCCTTATCTATCCATTGTGGAGATACGGAAAGCGAGTTCTGATCATCATCGCCGGTCTCGCTTTACTCTCCATGGCTTGCGTTTTGGCCACATTCCTGTACAATGAATTCGTTTGAGCCTTTTTGCTCCCGTCATTGACTATCGGAGGTACGCCTTAACGTACTATTCGACACATGCACGTATGGCCGTTTGGTTGTGGGGTCTTGCCTTCGGATATATCCTTCACAGAACAAGGGAAACCGGAGTGAATTTATCGAAGCGTTATTGGACGGCTGGCTGGGCGACTTGCTTCACTCTGCTTGGACTTATCCTTTTCTCCAATTACCAGATCTACACTACCGATGTTGAGGAATTTTCCTACGTGATAGATGCTTTTTTTGAACCCTTGTCCCGGTCGGTTTTCAGCCTGTGTGTGATGTGGATAATTTTAGCATGTGTGAACGGCAAAGGTGGCCTATTGGGATGAGTTTCTTGGAGCGCCCCGCTTGGCAACCGCTATCTCGGCTATCGTTCACCATGTATCTCCTTCACGTTTTGCTGCTGATGATGGCCTCGGTGGCACCGGATAAAAAACGGGCAGCTTATTTTAGTGTGATCAATTGTTTTACTGGATCTGGGGAACGATTGGACTGACGACCAGTGTAACACTACTGTGGGAGCGCCGTATTTGAGGCTGCCATTTGTGACGCTTTCCAAGTTTCTTCTCAGGAGTTGAATGTCCGTTAATGTGAAACTAAGAACGTTTGTTAAATTTTGTAAGAGTGGTTATTCAGTGTTAATAATAAATCGTCAAGTATATTGATGTTTTGTTGAAATATGTCgaataaatatatttgttttgtttcaattcgTTACAGCTTCTAAAATGCTAAACCATCATGACACAGTTGGAACAAAGCGTTTCAAGAGCAGTTCTGTTCAAGGATGGAATCTAAAGACATGACAACATTCATGATGCATCGCGAATGTTCTTTATCCTGCGATCAGAACAACAACTATTAACCTTTAGTCGCTAAGTTATCACAACAAACTGCGCTCCGTGAATAATGCATTTGTTCTGCGTTCTGTTCTcataatttaagatttttttaagaatatgttGATACTCTTAATtaggagttgtgtttgatccttcgaccttgacgcttgctcctgcgggggacGGCGATGAGGGAAAGGTCAAACATGTCGcacatcggtcgagtaaagtgaaaaaagtgccgcgttcgattagttcttttttaactttcgacgttgacgcttgctcctgggcagtgcgtcaagaaagcccgagcagtcgtcagttgttttccctctcgggtcgcgcgcctattttctctgagtgcttttatatagccgagcaaactaGTGAAGCTGAAGGTGGATTgctgctgctcaaggatgacgggtcaattggtgagctcgtttcatgctactatttctaatctataaaatatgtatgactgtacCTTTAATCGTCTCACCGTGACAACAAACTCTTAAAGGGGACGTGTGACGCACTTCGACGGCGCGGAACACCAACCTCCGCCTCAGGACCACAACTTGCGACCCCGTTACGAACCGCCCCCTTCACTGTAGATGATTGAATCGGAAGGAAAACCGAAAAAGTCCTCTACGTCGTCGTCGCTAAAcctatcgtcatcgtcatcgtccTCTCTACTTCGTTTTCTGCGTTGGTTCCTCTCGCTCCTCCCCAAGAACAAACCCTCGGCGCTTTGGGGTGCCAATCAGCTTTAGCTGATTTCGGTAAGAAGAGTAGTCTCTCCGTCCAACGGAAaccttgaaaaacatttgatgaGATACGTCTGAGAAATTTGGCTTCTAATCATCGTCTAATATCCGTAGGTCtgaaatttttataataaacaGTATCTCCAGGACGCAACTTGTCAATCCAGTCATGGTTGCTTACGACTAGGACTATATACAACACGCTTATCCACTTCCTTGGGCTTCGTCGAATGATGTTTAAAACTATTCTTTGGATGGATTAAATCCAACAGCGTCTTAGGCTTAAAACTAAACAATCTCTCGGACGGAAACGAATGTCCATCTTTCAAACAGGTATTCCGGTAACCAAACAAGAAGTACGAAACCATGTCTTCAGTACTCAAACCAATCATATCCGGATCCAAAAGAAACTTCTTTAAACCTTCCTTCACTACTCTGACCATGCGCTCCGCTTGACCGTTGCTCGATGGGTTGTACGGTGGACTCTTCATCACCTTTCACTCCATGCTTCTCGAAGAAAACGATGAACTCTTTCGAGCTAAACGGTGGTCCGCCATCAGTAACAACTACGTCAGGTAAACCCCAACCTAGCGAAAACGCTCATAAACTTTGATATGACTTTCCTGGCATCTGTTCCAAAACTTCATATACTCAAATTCaatccattttgaaaaactgtcCACATGACCAGGAAAACCTTCTTGTCGAAGTAAGAAAAAGTCTGCATGAATACGGGTAAATGGTTTTGTTGTAGGATCCAACTGGTATTTGAAACTGGCTTTGCAACTGCATTCATCTGGCAACACACACTACATGATTTGACGAAACTTTCAATGTCACTATTCATGCCATACCAGTAAACTGTCCTTCTTGCCATCTGCTTGATTTTGGTGATTCCTGAGTGATTCCGATGCAACAACTTCATCAACGGCTTTTGCAAACTAGCAGGAATAAACACACGATCCTGGTACAATAAACAACCATCGACCAGTTCGAGATCTTGATGTTGTGCATAAACGTCCAACAAACAACGTTCCAACTTTTTCGGCCAACCATGCTTCATGTATGAAACAACTTTTATGATAAACTCGTCTTGTTCTGACTCTTTTGCAATTGAAACATGTTTTATattctgcaaataaagaataaaataatatgttaatcaatccacagtccgggaagtcttTTTTCTGCGCAGCAGctagtatttatagctcacaaatcctgtaggtacgaacaagtaaagGGTACTAAATTCATTCAAGGTAGAATAatgaatatcacttgagataggtagacatgacaacaTGGTCCAAAGGAAACTCATCGTAAACattcaaacttttgataaactCCTGTTGCAACGAAACTGGCACTTCAACTGGTAAAGGAAACTTTGAGCAAAAATCTGCATTGCCCATTTTTGATGACGGTCTGTAAACAATGTCGAAATCGTAGATGTTTAGTTCCATTACATATCTCTGCAGACGCGTCACAAACAACGAATTTTTGCCTTTTTTGCCAGATATGGCTATCAACGGCTATTGGTCGGTATACACAGTAAACTTCTGTCCAAACAAAAACTTGTGAAACTTTTTGATAGTGCTTACAACGGCCAACGCTTCCAAGTGTAAAATTGGGTAGGATTTTTGTGCTTTAGTTAAACTGAAGGAGGTAAAACTAATGGGCCTCTCTTCTCCATTGATTTCATGAGCTATCACGCCACCTAACCCATAACTGCTAGCATATGTCACAACAACGACAGGCTGTTTTGGATCGAAAAACACTAAAAGTTTTGAAGACAACAACGATTGCTTACTTTGATCAAACACACGACGACACTCATCGGTCCAGACAAACTTGACGTCTTTTTTGAGTAAACGATACAAACAGCTTAAACGTGAGGATAAATTAGGGATAAACTTACCGTAGTAATTTATCAAACCCAAAAATGCCTTAAGCTCGGTGACGTTGTTCGGAACCTCGGCTCCACGAATCGTCTCGACCTTCTCTGGACACGGCAACAAACCTTTATCAGTCAACACATGACCCAGAAATGGCAAACTTGTCACAAACCACTTACATTTTTGCAAACTTACTTTAATGTTGGCATTAGAAAGTCGCTCTAAAACCAAATAAAGCTTTCTCAAACAGTCCTCATAATCCTCACCCGCTATTAAAACATCGTCTAAGTAGCAATAAACACCATCAATGCCTTTCAAAACTTGATCCATTACACGCTGAAAAATAGCAGCACTTGAAGAAGCACCTTGTGGCAAACGATTATACGAAAACAAACCTTTGATCGTATTAATGGTCATGATTTTTCTTGACTTTTTTGACAACAACAACTGtgtataggcctattcaaatgacgtctcaaatcagctgatcgggaagcactttgacatttcttctatgaaaatgacaggcccgtgttagcaccggtcctccaccgatgtaaacaaatgcatagacggatctgtcacatgaaaaggcctatacgcTCCGGTCAGATCTAAAGAACAAAACACTTTAGCACCAGCTAGTGAAGCAAACATATCTTGTGCTAACGGCAACGGATAGGTATTCGGTATGATCACCTTGTTGATCGAAACCTTGCAGTCGATCACCATCCTAATTCCGCCGTCTTTTTTCACTACAACGATCACCGGCGATGCCCACTCACTCGCATCTATCAGTGTTATGACGCCATCTTTTTCCAAACTTTCCAAATGTTCAATAACTTTGTCCTTTAAACGCAATGGAACGTCATACGCACGCTTAAAAACCGGTGCTGCTCCTTTTTTCAACACTAGATCTGCCTCAAAACCTTTTATCGGAGTAAACCAAAGACTTATCAAAAACATTGGCAAACTTACTTTGAATATCGTTCACGACACGCTCCTCTGAAGTCGGGCAACGACAGCTGGTTCAGGTTTGTACCACTGCCAAACGCATTCCTCCATCCAGGGAAAAAATATCCAGTCAATCACGTCCAAGCAACGGTGTAAACGAACTTCCGCAGCGCAAAAACAACCAGTTTTAACGGATTTCCGTCTTCCGTTCAACTCCACTGCACTGGAATCTGTCCTTCAACCACCAAACGACTTCCGTTGATCACCGCTAACTTTCTCGTACACTTTTGCACGGTATATAGCCGAATTCTCCCCTCGTACGTCTCCTTGCTGACGACAGAAACGGCAGCTCCACAGTCTATCTCCATTTCGACACGGATACCCtcgatggggcccagatagccgtagcggtaaacgcgcagctattcagcaagaccagctgagggtcgtgggttcgaatcccaccagtcgaggatcttttcgggttggaaattttctcgacttcccagggcatagagtatcttcgtacctgccacacgatatacgcatgcaaaaatggtcattggcatagtaagcctcagttaataactgtggaagtgctcataagaacactaagctgagaacaggctttgtcccagtggggacgtaacgccagaaagaagaagaagaaccctcGATCAAAATGGATCGGAAACACGGTTCGTTGATTTTTCCAATGGAAGAGATCAACAAACACTCCATATCCTCATCATCCGAGACAGATCTGTTCAACCGACGACGCAAACTTTTCTGATATTCCGTCATCTTCGGCTTTGCTGCTGGAGAATCGACAAACTTCACGGATTTCTTCTCTTTGCTCTTCAAGTCGTAGCAGAAACGACGCGTGTGACCACCTCTGCCACATAAATTGCAGCGAAACTTCCGTGATCGTGATGAAGAACGATTTCTACGGTCAAACGAAACGATCGGCTACGGATCCTATACCGATTACTTGGTCCACGACTCCTACACGGATCTCGCACGTGAAACTGTTGGCTCTTGCCTTTTACCATGCCTGTTTAACACACTCACTCGACCGGGATTCACGAGAAACTAGCTTTCGGTTCGCTCCAGCTAGCTCCCTGTTGGATGATGATCTTCTCCACTTTCGCAAGTGTCAAAGCTTCCTCATCAAACAAACGCTGGTTGCACATCCGGATCGCGAATGCCACTCACAAGCTTGTCGCGGATTGCGATGTCCTTAAACTCGCCAAACTCACACAACTCCGCTTGCAGCTTCACAGCTAGGATGAAATCCTCCGCACTTTCAGTAGGGCCTTGAACTCGTTGATAAACTTGAAACGTTGGATCATGTCGCTTTCAGTCTTGTCGTATCGCTTTCTTCAACGAATTGGTATCTCCTTGATCGACATCCGTCTTTAAATCCTTTTCAGGAAACAGAAGCTTCAACTCGCTGTACACCTCTTTCCGGCATGCCGCCAGAAACGATGCTTTCTGTTCATTCGCATCCGCCATCTTGTTGTTGATGAACACCCATTCCATCTGCTCCAAGTACTGGCTAAACGGAATCGTGCCGGGTACATACGGCTCGATATGATTCACCAACGGCATACTGACAGCGATGAAAAACTACGAAAAACTGAAAACGATTCGACAAACTATTACACGAAATTtacctgtcattttcatagaagaactgacAAAGGGCtccggatcagctgatttgaaacgttaTGCGAAAAGG is a genomic window containing:
- the LOC5571326 gene encoding uncharacterized protein LOC5571326, which produces MCEDNAATSRGLSGQGAAWIGNGLIMGKIPSGMYHQNGYALGNVDQCRDIAEIRMQHCTFIGAFTSDLDLLISGLCVPQSCGPDFVQKLYGAFLSTQSVALVPMVKQELLCIRDEEIQYDGAFITAIVICSVIGLCVVGSTLYEFIAEAYSATSYIVQFVFLAGKHSEYFASGPTN